In Nymphaea colorata isolate Beijing-Zhang1983 chromosome 13, ASM883128v2, whole genome shotgun sequence, one DNA window encodes the following:
- the LOC116267200 gene encoding cysteine-rich receptor-like protein kinase 10: protein MGSCRVVYDTELFYDTTTAPSLPPQSSSPPPPNSSPPSNGQRNKERKLMFVIIAISVLIVVLITCMLCVFYWRKREFCCIGRKKMKPSGLQRMEEEEEALQQQAVKRADVMDGLRFDLATIRSATNNFAAANKLGEGGFGAVYRGQLPDGQEVAVKRLSRNTGNGPKQFHNECGHLRNFKIKILSSF from the exons ATGGGAAGTTGCCGGGTGGTCTACGATACAGAGCTCTTTTATGATACCACAACAGCACCAAGCCTACCTCCTCAGTCCAGCTCACCACCTCCACCAAATTCAAGCCCTCCATCAAATG GGCAGCGGAACAAGGAAAGAAAGCTTATGTTTGTCATAATCGCCATCTCTGTTTTGATTGTGGTTCTTATTACTTGCATGCTTTGTGTCTTTTACTGGCGGAAGAGAGAGTTTTGTTGCATTgggagaaagaagatgaagcctAGCGGATTGCAGAGgatggaagaagaggaggaggccTTACAACAACAAG CTGTTAAGAGAGCAGATGTGATGGATGGACTAAGATTTGATCTAGCTACTATCAGATCTGCCACCAACAATTTTGCGGCGGCAAATAAGCTTGGGGAAGGAGGATTCGGTGCAGTTTACAGG GGCCAACTACCGGATGGTCAAGAAGTTGCTGTAAAGAGATTGTCACGCAATACAGGGAATGGGCCGAAGCAATTCCACAATGAGTGCGGACACTTGCGaaacttcaaaataaaaatcttgTCCAGCTTTTAG